Below is a window of Terriglobia bacterium DNA.
GACAACCGTGATGTTCTCCGCGCCGGGGCCGCTGCGGATGTCGACCTTCTGTTCGACGATCACGCCTTCCCGTCGATGGGCGTCCTGATAGACTTTCCAGGTCAGGGAACCGGCAAAAAGGAGCGTGAGCAGGGCGGCGGTGAGGCTTCCCGTTAAGGTCCAGAATGCGAGGCGGGGCTTGCGAGTCAGGAGATAGACACTGAAAAGTGCGTTAGCAGCGATGAAGAGGGCCAGCACGAGCCTGCTTTCCTGCGCGATCGTCAGCAAACGCACCACCCTGGATGCCAGGCGCACGGGAAGAGGATCCTCCGGAATGTCGATCCGGTCCACAATCAGAAGATTTGCGAGTTGGAGGTTTTCACGGATGTCGGAGTCTCCCGGGAGCCTGCGGCGCGCCTTTTCCCAGTAGTAGATTGCCTCGCCGAGCTTCTTCTGCTTGAAGCAAGCATCGGCAAGGTTGTAATAAACAGTGCCGCTGTCGACGCCCTGCTCGAGGAGCCGCCTGTAGGAGCGCTCCGCGGCCTCGAAATCGCCGCTCTGGTAATGAGCGTTGCCCTCGTCAAAAATGGCATGCACCGATTCCACGCCGGCCGCGCGGCAAACGCCGCCCATAAGCATCATAGATGCCAGAGCACACAAAATCGACGTTTGCCGGCTCATCTCTGCGAATGCTCCAAGGTGTCAATGACGGAGCGGATGCGATTGGACAGCTCCTTCCGCCGCTCCGGCGCAGGTGAGGCGGAGACGAACCGGCCGAAATCGCACTCCTGAAGAGCCGCCACGGCTTCCTGCACTGTCTCAGAAGCGATGGCCTTCTCCTCCATGGTGTGTTCGAGGTTGTCGGCAGTGACTTCGATTTCCGGGAGGTTGAACCTGTCCCCGAGGTAGCCGGCGAGAGCCAGGGCCGCTTCATCGTAGAAGCGCCGCGGCTCCAACCGGCCTGCCTTCTCGGCCTTGTGCAGTCGCTGCAGGGCCAGACGCTTGGCCTTGCGGCTGCGTGCCAGAACGAGGTCCCCTGACTGCCGGGCTCGCTCTCGCTGGTAAAGAAAGGCCCCAATGTTGAATAGCAATGGCAGCGCACCCAACAGGTAGAACCAGGGTGAGTAGTAGATCGGCGTGCGCCGGGGCTCCAGATCCGCGCCCGAGAGCTTGATGAAGTTGATGTCCGTGCCCTGACGCGTCAGGTTCTGCTTGTTGATTCCAGACAGACCGGCGATCGCATTTCCCGCGTCCGATCCGCGCGCGACCTTCAAGAGGAGGGGCGATGTGGACACGGTTTCATAACGCTCGTGCTCGGGATCGAAATAGGAAAAAGAGAGAGCGGGAATGGTGTGGTCGCCGGGAACTTTGGGGATGATCACGTACTCCCAGACCTTTTCGCCACCGATCTGATCTCCTGCGACCGGACGTACGTCGTCCTCTCGCTTTGAGGAATAGATGGTCAGATCCGGCGTCGCAGGCAGAGGAATGTCTGGGATTTCTTTAAGATTGCCTCTGCCTGCCAGCTTCACTCTCAGCGACACGGCATCTCCGGTAGCGACATCGGACTTGTTCAGTTCGCCGGCAAGGGTGAACGATCCGACCGCATTGTTGAAGCCGGTGGGGCGATCCTGCGACGGAAGGGACTTTACCTCCAGACCCACTTCCTTTGTCTTGCGGTAGACGGTGTCGGTTTGTCCAAAGAAGCCGAAAAAGTCGCCGGTCGACTTGACAGAGATCGCGAAGGTGGAGGATGGAATCTTCTGCCTGCCGGCGGTGTTGGGGAACAGGGCCTGTTTCTTGACCACGTAATCCAGATACTCTTTGCCGTTGATAACCTTGCGCGTGCCGGTCGGCTTGGATGCGACCTCGAGATTCTCGACCCAAAATCCGGTGAGTGGCGGGTTTTCCTGCAATTGTAACCCGCTGACGTTGACTTGAGTGTACAAATGGTACGTCAAAGTTACCTGCTGGCCGGGATAGGCGGAGGCGCGATCAAGTTCTGCTGAGACGAAGACGTCGTCTCCGGCGGGCTGGGTGCGGCGCCCGGGCTCTTCCGTTCCGAAGGGATCCGTGATCAGGCTTCGTGTTGATGGGGCAGGCGCACGAGAAGCTGAAGTGATGCGTACTGCCAGCGACTGGGTCTTATAAATCCTGGCACCAACTGCAACTTCAATCGGATCAATGGTGAATTGTCCCTCTTTTTCCGGCAGCAAGATGTAGATAAAGCTCTTCGAACTGGTCGACCGCCCGTTGATCCACTGAAACTGAGTGCTCAGACTGGGGCCCGCTACGACCCGAAGGCCTTGAAAACGCGGCAATCGGGGAGTCTGCGCCTGCGCGCTGTCGTTGCCCGTGATCGTGACGGTGAGCTGAAACTGGTCCTGGACTCCGACGGTGTCGGTGCTCAGGACGGCGGAAACCTGCACATCCTGAGCCTGGACTGCGGGCAGGAGTAATCCAAGTAATATCAATAGAATGGCAGAGGGGAACCTTCGCTTCGGGGAGGCCAGATTCAATTCCGGTGTTGCCATCGTTTGTCGAAGTCCTGACTTACCCAATGCTCGCTAGGACGTATCCTGCGGCTGCCGGAAGCGACCGGCAGTCTTCTGTGGTGCCGGGCACGGTCTGCAAAGGGTCCACTTTCAAGGATTCAGACCTTCTGAGCCCCGCCGGCCTGCCGGTGCTAACCATCTCCCGATCTGTTGCTACCAATCCCTGCCCGTAGCTTTCTTTCGCGCCCGGCGCTCCAGGAGTTTGCGCTGCTCGGCCAGTTCCTGGTTTTGCAGCGCGTCCAGGATCTGCAATGCCCGTTCCTTGCTGAAGGCTCCCTCCGGACGCACTGACTGGCTGGACTGCGGATTGGCAGGCTTCTGTCCCGGCGGTTCTTGAGACTGGGGTTGCTGCCCCTGCTTGTCCGGCGGTTTGGGCTCGTTCCTTCCTTTTTCTTCGTTCTGACCACCCTCGGGCTTCTGCCGGCTCGATTCCTGGGTCTGACCCTGCCCCTTCTGTTGCTGTTCCTGCTCCTGTTTCTTTCTCAGTGCAAGCTCCAGATTATGTTTCGCATCCCGGTCCGAAGGATTTATTCGCAGTGCCTGTATGTAGGCTTGGGCGGAGTCGCCGAAGCCGCCCATATCGAAAAGCGCGTTGCCGACGTTATACCAACCGTTGGCCTGCAACCCTTTGTCTCCTTTGCTCACGGCCTGTCGCAACGCCTGCAGCGCCTGATCGTATTTCTTCTGTTTGATCAACGAGTTGCCCAGGTTGTAGGACAGCTCAGGTCGGCCCGGCATGTTCGTCTGAGCTTCGAGGTAGGCCTTTTCGGCATCCTGATACTTCCCCTGTTCGAAAAGCTGGTTCCCCTGCTTATTTTTCGAGGCGACCGATTCGGCCCGTGTGACTGCTCCGAATGAGACCCACAGTGCTGCAGTCACCGACATTATTACCATTCGAGACATGTTCCTGGGATTGGGCCGGATTCGGCGCAAAAGCACCGCTGCCAAGGCACCAGGACACAGGAATGCTTGAGCCTTGGTGTTTTGGCGTCTCGCCGATCTGGCAGTCGAAACACACTCTTGAGATTTCATAACAGTGCCTGCTGGTTATACGTCACCGTGCGCGGCACGGGTTCGGGAATAAATGCGCGCAAGCCAGCCTTCTCCAAGCCGACGGCGCTCGCTGATGCATGCTTCCGCAGCGAGACAAAGAATTGCCAGGGCGAGCGGGTACTGGAACTGGTCCTCGAAGTTCTGGAAGAGCCTCGACTCCAACTGTTTCTTTTCCATGCGAGACACATCGTCATAGATCTGGTCCAGCTCGTTCTCAGAGGTGCTCGCCCGGAAATATCTCCCGCCGGTTTCCGATGCGATTTCGGCCAGCGACCGCTCGTCGAGTCTGCTGACAACTACCTGGCCATCCGGATCTTTACGATAGTCTATTATATCGCCTTTGGGATTTCGAACTGGTATGGGCCTTCCTTCGGTTGACCCGATTCCCACGGCGTAAATTATGACGCCCGCACCGGTGGCTTTCCTGATTGCGGCTCCGACCTGTCCCTCGAGATCCTCGCCGTCGGTGAAAATGACGAGAACCTTGTATTTTTTTTCCTTGGCGATGAATGCGGATGTGGCGGTCTGAATTGCTGCAGCCAGCGAGGTTCCAGGCTCGGGAATGATCTCGGTGTTCGCGATGTCAAGGAAAAGAGAAGCGGCCCCATAGTCCAGCGTGAGCGGGCACTGCACGATGGCAGTCCCCGCAAAAGCGACCAGCCCAATGCGGTCTCCCTTGAGCCGTCCGATCAGCCCGCGGATTTCGCTCTTGGCCTTTTCCAGCCTGTTCGGGGCAACATCCTCTGCGCTCATACTATAGGAGGTGTCGAGCGCGGCAATGATATCGACTCCTTGCCGCCGCACCGTGTCCAGGCGCATCCCCCACTGCGGCCGGGCCAGTGCCAGAACACCGAAAGTGAAAAACCCCGCCAGCAGCAGTGCACGCGCGACCGCCTTGCGGCGGCTGAACTCGCCGGTCAAGCGCCCCATGAGCGCCGGCGAAACGAATGACTCCAGCCTGCGGCGCCGGCGCCGAAACGACCATACGAAGAAAGCTGCCAGAGCCGGCAGCGCCCATAAAAGTTCGAGATACTCCGATCGGACGAAATGCATGGAGTTTCCTAGGGCAACTTGCCGAAACGGGTGAAACCTGCCATCGTCGTAAACAGGACCATGGCTAACGCGGGGACCAGGAAATCCGGGTAGCGCTCGTCGTAGTGGGTGTAAGACTTCACCAGGATCCGGGTCTTCTCGAGACGCCCGATATCCTGGAAAATCCGCTCCAGCGAGGGCTTGTCGGTGGCACGATAATAGAGGCCTCCGGTCATCTCGGCAATTCTGGTAAGGGACCCTTCGTCGATCTCGACCGGCATGTCTACATACACCTTGCCGTAGTTGGGATCCGTGACGGGGATCCGCGCCGTGCCTCGGCTGCCGATGCCGACGGTATAGATCTTCACCCCCAGGGTTCGTGCGATGCCGGCGGCATCCAGGGGCTGAATCTCGCCGCGGTTGTTGACGCCGTCTGTCACCAGGATGATCACCTTGCTCTTGGCCTTGTTCTCACGCAGCCGGTTCAGGCAGGTCGCGAGCGCATTTCCGATCGCGGTTCCATCCTCGATCGTGTCGAGTTCGATGTCGTCAACCACATTGAGCAGAACACCATAGTCCAGCGTGAGCGGGCAGCGCGTAAACGCTTTTCCGGCAAAGACCACGAGACCGGCACGATCATGCTTTAATCCTTCAACGAACTGGCGGACGACCAGCTTGGCGACGTAAAGCCGGTTCCGGGGAGCAAAATCCTCAGCGGCCATACTGCCGGAAGCGTCCAGCGCCACGATGATATCCACACCCTCGGTTGTAACCTCTTCCTCCTCCGTCCCTTTTCGGGGCCGTGCCATCGCCGCAACGCACACGACCAAGGCAAGCATATTCAATCCGAAAAGGACGTGGCGGAATCGGACGGTCCAGGGTGGTCGCACGCCCTCCAGCGCCACGGTGGAAGCGAAACGCAGGCTTCCTTCCCCCCTGTGTATGCGGCGGATGTAGCGCCACACCAGAACCGGGATGAGCGTGAACAGAAGAAGAAACCACGGGTTTGCGAAGGTGAACATCAAGCCCCCCCGCCCACTGGAGCGGCTCCCGGGACCGCCGACTGTCGTCTCGTCCTGCAATCAGCCAGAATCCCGAACGCCCTGGTTACGGCCTCATCATTTTCAGCCCGGGACGGGACGTAGCGCGCGAACTTGACAATGTCGCAGGAGAGCAGGAGGGTCTCAATCGGTTCCAAGCTTGCCGGCTCGATGCGTGCCGCGTCGGCTCCGGGCGCGATGGAAAGCGCGGAGACGATTTCCAAGGTCGTCTTCTCGACGGTCTGAATCCCGTAACCGGCTTCCAGCGCCTTCTTTGTGATGTCGGACAGATGGACATAGAACTGCTTGACCAAGCCCTTTTCCAGTAGGCCGCGTCCGATGAGATCCCGCAAATTGGCTTCTGCCAGATCCAGGGGGTCCACGTCGTATTGGACGGAAGGGATGAAAGCCGGACGACGGCGGCGTTTCACCCACCACCAGGCCCCAAGCGTCAAGGCCAGCGCCGCCCCGCCGAGTGCAAACCAGAACAGCGAGCGAACCGGCTCCTCGATTTCGGCCTGCTTCTTGAGGTCTTTGAGACTCAGATCCTTCTCGTCCAGGATGCTCTCGATCCGGATCTTGACCGGGGGGCTGGAGACTTCAACGGATTTTCCGACGGGATCCCGCAGCACGAAGGGAAGCGTGGGAAAATCGAATTCCCCCGTCTTGTAAACCGCAACCACAATTCGAGCGCGCTGATGCAGCATTCCGGAGTCCCGGGTCCCTGTTGCCGGCGGCGGCGATGACGGCGCCTTCCCGCTCGCCTGTTGGGGGGGTACTGCAGGGCCATCCAGAACACTGAACTCGCCTACCTGCGTTGGTAACTGAGGGAATTGGAGCTGATAGCCTCGGGGTAATGTGAAGTCCAGGTTGATTTGAATCGGGTCGCCGACCGTTGCTTTAAGGGGTTGGGCCTGGATCTTGACCTCGACCCCGGGAGGCAACTGCGCGGGCGAGGTGCCCTGTGGGGCATGATACGCTGTGGCTAAGGTGTGGGAAATACATCCGTAGAGAATGAAAATAGTAAGCCGGATGGCCTGCCGACTGGAGCTTGTTCTCCTGCTATTCCCAATCATCATCATCCCTGGGGATCGGATCTGCAAAAATCAGTTTCCCTCCAAATTCGATCTTTGCAGATGCGACTCCCTAATGGTATTTGCGCTGGCGTTCCTCGAAAAAGCGCACCAGCGGCACGTCGTAAGGCTCGGCGGCGTTTATCAAGATGTGGTCCATGTGGTGCGATTGGAACAACTTCCTCTGATTCTGGTGGTTTCGCTCCCAATTCCTGCGATAGGCGGCGCGGATTTTGGGCAGCGATGTGTCGATGCGGACGACCTCGCCGGTCTCTGCATCGAGGACCTCCAGAATGCCCACATTCGGAAGATCTCTCTCACGAGGATCGACGATCTGAATGATCACCACGTCGTGCCTGCGGTTTGCCACTTTCAGGGGTTGTTCGAAGCCCTGATCGAGCAGATCGGAGATCAGGAACACCACGGCGCGCTTGTGCACAACCAGGTTCAGATGCTCGAGTGCTTGCTGGATGCGTGTGCCCTGGCGCTCCGGCCGGTAATAAAGGAGCTCGCGGATAACGCGCAGGACGTGCGTGCTTCCTCGGCGCGGCGGTATGAATTTTTCCACGCGGTCCGTGAAGAGGATGGCTCCGACGCGATCGTTGTTTTTGATGGCCGAGAAGGCCACCAGAGCGGAGATTTCGGCGGCCACTTCGGCTTTGGTCTTCTCGAAGGATCCGAACGCACCCGAGGCGCTGGCATCGACCAGGAGCATCACGGTGAGTTCCCGTTCCTCGACGTAGCGCTTCACGAATGGATGGCCCGTGCGTGAGGTTACGTTCCAGTCGATCGTGCGGATGTCGTCGCCATGCTGGTACTCACGGACTTCGTCGAATTCCATTCCTCGCCCCTTGAACACGGAGTGATATTCGCCCGCGAGGGACTCGTTCACCAGCCGGTTGGTGGTGATCTGAATGCGTCGTATCTTGCGAACCAGCTCTTTAGGCAACATATTTCAGTTTTGGATTTGGGATCGAGGACTCTGGGTTTCAGAGCACCGGTTGACCTTCCACAGTGCAGAAATCGCAAATTGTCGCTGCAATCCCAAATCCCGATTCCAACCCGAAATCCAAATTCAAGGAACCTGCACTGCGTCGAAGATCCGGCTGACGATCGATTCGGTTGTGACTTCCTCTGCCTCTGCTTCATAGGTGAGGATGATGCGATGGCGAAGCACGTCCATGCCTATTGCTTTGATATCCTCCGGCGTGACGTAGCCTCGCCCCTTGATGAACGCATGGGCGCGAGCGGCCTGGGCCAGGAAAATCGTCGCCCGGGGAGAGGCCCCAAACTGGATGAGACCCTTGAGGTCAACCTTGAAATCCTGCGGTCTGCGCGAGGCGAATACGAGCTGGACGATGTAATCCTTGATCCTATCGTCGATGTAGACTTCTTTGACCACCTGGCGCACACGCAGGATGTCGGCGGGCCTCACAACCGTGCCGACTTTGATTGCCTCGTCCCCGGCCATGAGGTCAAGGATCTGGCGCTCTTCCTTGATGTCCGGATAATCGATCTTCAGCTTGAGCATGAAACGGTCGATCTGTGCTTCGGGCAGCGGGTAGGTGCCTTCATGCTCGATGGGATTCTGAGTTGCCAGTACCAGGAACGGTTCCTCAAGGGGGTAGGTCGTGTCGCCGATTGTGACCTGGCGCTCCTGCATGGCTTCAAGGAGCGCGCTCTGGACCTTGGCCGGAGCGCGGTTGATCTCATCTGCCAGCAGTATGTTCGAGAAGATCGGCCCCTTCTTGGGATAAAACGTGCCGTCTTTGGGATTGAAGATCATGGTCCCGATCAGGTCGGCGGGCAGGAGATCGGGCGTGAACTGGATGCGCTGAAACCGGGTGTCGATTGCCGAAGACAACGTTTTGACAGCCAGGGTCTTGGCGAGACCCGGCACGCCTTCGAGCAGGATATGGCCGCGCGTCAACAGGCCGACCAGCAGGCGTTCGACCATGTACTTCTGTCCCACGATGACACGGTGCACCTCACCGACCAGGTGCTGAACGAAGCTGCTTTCGCCCTTGACTCTCTGATTGATCGTTTCGATGTGCGCGGCCAGTTCCATGCGCCCCTTCCCGCTATGCCCGATGATCCTGGTGGCAGGCTGGAATGGCACTGAGTAGAGGCCAAATCCATCTACCGCCCTTCCTGGGCTTAAGATTGAATTACGATGAACCCCAGGCTGCGCTTCGCCTGCCCGAGGCGACCATCTTCCGCGCCTCCCGCGCAAGTTTTTATCGACAGCGCGTGGCATGCAACTGAATTTTCACCCCGAAGGGGAGGTCAGGGAATAGCCTGGGGCCTGCGCACCGCAGCCCCCGGTTACCCGATGATCCACGAAGAGTCCTGGCGGGGTGACGGAAGATCATACGCTTAAGTTCGTGCCATTCCAGCCTGCCACCGGATTTCTTTGCGCATCAGCCCTTGTTCAGGGAGTTGAGGAATTCGGAATTGCTCTCGGATTTGCGCAACTTGTCCAGGAGCAAGTCCATGGCCTCATCAATCGAGAGCGGGTTAAGCACCTTGCGCAAGATCCAAATCTTGTTCAGGTCGGCGCCTTCGACCAGCAGCTCTTCCTTGCGGGTCCCGGACCGGTTGATGTCAATGGCGGGGAAAATGCGCTTGTCGACGAGCTTGCGGTCGAGAATGATCTCCATATTGCCGGTGCCTTTGAATTCCTCGAAGATAACATCGTCCATGCGGCTGCCGGTGTCGATCAGAGCCGTCGCCATGATTGTGAGGCTGCCGCCCTCCTCGATCTTGCGCGCGGCACCGAAGAAGCGCTTGGGCTTTTCCAGCGCATTGGCGTCGACGCCGCCTGAAAGAACCTTCCCGCTGGAAGGAACGATGGTGTTGTAGGCGCGTGCCAGGCGGGTGATGCTGTCCAGCAGAATCACGACGTCCTTCTTGTGCTCAACCAGGCGTTTGGCTTTTTCCATGACGATTTCGGCTACCTGCACGTGCCGCGACGCAGGCTCATCGAAAGTGGAACTGATTACCTCACCCTTGACAGACCGCTCCATGTCGGTGACTTCCTCGGGGCGCTCGTCGATCAGCAGAACAATGAGATAGATCTCCGGATGATTCGTGCTGATGGAATTTGCCAGGTTCTGGAGGATCATCGTTTTCCCTGCGCGTGGCGGCGACACGATCAGGCCGCGCTGACCCTTGCCGATGGGGGTGAAGATATCCATAACCCGTGCGGAGAGGTTCTCCCGTATGGTTTCGAGCCGGATCCGATCGTGGGGATAAAGCGGCGTGAGGTTGTCGTAGAAGATTCGGTGGCGCGCTTCCTCCGGAGGCTCGAAATTGACGGCATCCACCTTCACGAGGGCGAGGTAGCGCTCGCCTTCGTTGGGCATCCGGATCTGTCCCGAAACGATATCTCCCGTCCGCAGGTCGAACTTCCGGATCTGGGACGGCGAAATGTAGATGTCATCCGGGCCGGGCAGATAGCTGTAATCGGGTGATCGCAGGAAGCCATATCCTTCCGGGAGCACTTCAAGAACGCCTTCCGAAAAAATCAGCCCGTGTTTTTCGGCCTGAGCCTGCAGGATTGCGAATATGAGATCCTGCTTGGTCATCTTGCCGATGTCGGCGATCTTGTACTTGCGGGCGATCTTGGTGAGGTCCTTGATGTTCAGGGCCTGGAGCTCGCTGATATGGAGCTGCTCCCCCTCCTTATCCAAAGCCTCCTGAATGGAGATCTTCCTTTCGTCTGCGGGGTTCGTCGGCTTGGATTCTTTCTCAGCCATAGGGGCTCCTGTTGGGAATGATTGCCGATGCGTAATAGATGCAGTATGAGAAGCGGAAGTAGCAGGATTACGCCGGCGCGGTAGAATGCAAATATACCGTAAGATTCCGTGAAAGTCCAGATCCTGCGCGGTTTAACACCACCAGGAGGAGATTCGCCGCGCCGACCTCAGGCGATTCCCCTCCTCATTCATTTGCCTGTTATCTCGCGTTAACGGATGCCCAGATCACTCTTGGCTTTGCTAATGACCGCATCGAGACCATCCAAACTGCCGTTGTGCTCCGCTTTATAGAGATTATCCAGATTCTCCTTGGCTCTGGGAGAGAGGGTCTTGCCCAGAACGTAGGCTTTGGCGAAGGGTTCGATCGCCCCTTTCTGGTCCTTGCCCTGCCATTTTGCCATGCCAATGTAATACCAAGCCTGACAGGCTTCCTCCCCGTTGGATGCGAACCTGGTGACCTTTTCATAAAGCTCGATGGCTTTGGGCAAGTCCTTTTTCAAATAGCTGTCCGCCGCTATCATCGAGAAAGCGCTGGCTCGCGTGGTATTCCAGGCTGCCTCCTGAACGCCCGGGGGCACCTTGTCGCCGTATACCCCCATCACCTG
It encodes the following:
- a CDS encoding BatD family protein; this encodes MATPELNLASPKRRFPSAILLILLGLLLPAVQAQDVQVSAVLSTDTVGVQDQFQLTVTITGNDSAQAQTPRLPRFQGLRVVAGPSLSTQFQWINGRSTSSKSFIYILLPEKEGQFTIDPIEVAVGARIYKTQSLAVRITSASRAPAPSTRSLITDPFGTEEPGRRTQPAGDDVFVSAELDRASAYPGQQVTLTYHLYTQVNVSGLQLQENPPLTGFWVENLEVASKPTGTRKVINGKEYLDYVVKKQALFPNTAGRQKIPSSTFAISVKSTGDFFGFFGQTDTVYRKTKEVGLEVKSLPSQDRPTGFNNAVGSFTLAGELNKSDVATGDAVSLRVKLAGRGNLKEIPDIPLPATPDLTIYSSKREDDVRPVAGDQIGGEKVWEYVIIPKVPGDHTIPALSFSYFDPEHERYETVSTSPLLLKVARGSDAGNAIAGLSGINKQNLTRQGTDINFIKLSGADLEPRRTPIYYSPWFYLLGALPLLFNIGAFLYQRERARQSGDLVLARSRKAKRLALQRLHKAEKAGRLEPRRFYDEAALALAGYLGDRFNLPEIEVTADNLEHTMEEKAIASETVQEAVAALQECDFGRFVSASPAPERRKELSNRIRSVIDTLEHSQR
- a CDS encoding VWA domain-containing protein; amino-acid sequence: MHFVRSEYLELLWALPALAAFFVWSFRRRRRRLESFVSPALMGRLTGEFSRRKAVARALLLAGFFTFGVLALARPQWGMRLDTVRRQGVDIIAALDTSYSMSAEDVAPNRLEKAKSEIRGLIGRLKGDRIGLVAFAGTAIVQCPLTLDYGAASLFLDIANTEIIPEPGTSLAAAIQTATSAFIAKEKKYKVLVIFTDGEDLEGQVGAAIRKATGAGVIIYAVGIGSTEGRPIPVRNPKGDIIDYRKDPDGQVVVSRLDERSLAEIASETGGRYFRASTSENELDQIYDDVSRMEKKQLESRLFQNFEDQFQYPLALAILCLAAEACISERRRLGEGWLARIYSRTRAAHGDV
- a CDS encoding VWA domain-containing protein, with the translated sequence MFTFANPWFLLLFTLIPVLVWRYIRRIHRGEGSLRFASTVALEGVRPPWTVRFRHVLFGLNMLALVVCVAAMARPRKGTEEEEVTTEGVDIIVALDASGSMAAEDFAPRNRLYVAKLVVRQFVEGLKHDRAGLVVFAGKAFTRCPLTLDYGVLLNVVDDIELDTIEDGTAIGNALATCLNRLRENKAKSKVIILVTDGVNNRGEIQPLDAAGIARTLGVKIYTVGIGSRGTARIPVTDPNYGKVYVDMPVEIDEGSLTRIAEMTGGLYYRATDKPSLERIFQDIGRLEKTRILVKSYTHYDERYPDFLVPALAMVLFTTMAGFTRFGKLP
- the rho gene encoding transcription termination factor Rho is translated as MAEKESKPTNPADERKISIQEALDKEGEQLHISELQALNIKDLTKIARKYKIADIGKMTKQDLIFAILQAQAEKHGLIFSEGVLEVLPEGYGFLRSPDYSYLPGPDDIYISPSQIRKFDLRTGDIVSGQIRMPNEGERYLALVKVDAVNFEPPEEARHRIFYDNLTPLYPHDRIRLETIRENLSARVMDIFTPIGKGQRGLIVSPPRAGKTMILQNLANSISTNHPEIYLIVLLIDERPEEVTDMERSVKGEVISSTFDEPASRHVQVAEIVMEKAKRLVEHKKDVVILLDSITRLARAYNTIVPSSGKVLSGGVDANALEKPKRFFGAARKIEEGGSLTIMATALIDTGSRMDDVIFEEFKGTGNMEIILDRKLVDKRIFPAIDINRSGTRKEELLVEGADLNKIWILRKVLNPLSIDEAMDLLLDKLRKSESNSEFLNSLNKG
- a CDS encoding tetratricopeptide repeat protein, whose protein sequence is MSRQTSILCALASMMLMGGVCRAAGVESVHAIFDEGNAHYQSGDFEAAERSYRRLLEQGVDSGTVYYNLADACFKQKKLGEAIYYWEKARRRLPGDSDIRENLQLANLLIVDRIDIPEDPLPVRLASRVVRLLTIAQESRLVLALFIAANALFSVYLLTRKPRLAFWTLTGSLTAALLTLLFAGSLTWKVYQDAHRREGVIVEQKVDIRSGPGAENITVVTVHEGVLVRVRGESNGWYQISLPNGWNGWLPGSSIRIL
- a CDS encoding tetratricopeptide repeat protein: MVIMSVTAALWVSFGAVTRAESVASKNKQGNQLFEQGKYQDAEKAYLEAQTNMPGRPELSYNLGNSLIKQKKYDQALQALRQAVSKGDKGLQANGWYNVGNALFDMGGFGDSAQAYIQALRINPSDRDAKHNLELALRKKQEQEQQQKGQGQTQESSRQKPEGGQNEEKGRNEPKPPDKQGQQPQSQEPPGQKPANPQSSQSVRPEGAFSKERALQILDALQNQELAEQRKLLERRARKKATGRDW
- a CDS encoding AAA family ATPase, whose product is MELAAHIETINQRVKGESSFVQHLVGEVHRVIVGQKYMVERLLVGLLTRGHILLEGVPGLAKTLAVKTLSSAIDTRFQRIQFTPDLLPADLIGTMIFNPKDGTFYPKKGPIFSNILLADEINRAPAKVQSALLEAMQERQVTIGDTTYPLEEPFLVLATQNPIEHEGTYPLPEAQIDRFMLKLKIDYPDIKEERQILDLMAGDEAIKVGTVVRPADILRVRQVVKEVYIDDRIKDYIVQLVFASRRPQDFKVDLKGLIQFGASPRATIFLAQAARAHAFIKGRGYVTPEDIKAIGMDVLRHRIILTYEAEAEEVTTESIVSRIFDAVQVP
- a CDS encoding DUF58 domain-containing protein translates to MLPKELVRKIRRIQITTNRLVNESLAGEYHSVFKGRGMEFDEVREYQHGDDIRTIDWNVTSRTGHPFVKRYVEERELTVMLLVDASASGAFGSFEKTKAEVAAEISALVAFSAIKNNDRVGAILFTDRVEKFIPPRRGSTHVLRVIRELLYYRPERQGTRIQQALEHLNLVVHKRAVVFLISDLLDQGFEQPLKVANRRHDVVIIQIVDPRERDLPNVGILEVLDAETGEVVRIDTSLPKIRAAYRRNWERNHQNQRKLFQSHHMDHILINAAEPYDVPLVRFFEERQRKYH